GGTGAAGGTCGAGCGGCTCGACGCGCACGAGATGCACGCCGAGACCGGCACCGTCACCGCCGACACCGTCGCCGAGATCGCCGCCACCAAGGCGGCCGGGGGGAGGGTGGTCGCCGTCGGCACCACGGCGCTGCGGATCCTCGAAAGCGCGGCCGTCTCCGGCGCCCTCGCACCGTTCGAGGGCGAGACGCGGATCTTCATCCGCCCCGGCTTCCGCTTCCACGCCGTCGACGCGCTGATGACCAACTTCCACTTGCCGCGCTCGACGCTGATGATGCTGGTCGCAGCCCTCGTCGGCCTGCCGCGCATGCATGCCGTCTACGCCCACGCCCTGGCGCACGGCTACCGCTTCTACTCCTACGGCGACGCTTCGCTCCTCTTCCCGGACAAGTCATGAGTTTCCAGCTACTGGCCACCGACGGAGGCGCCCGCCGCGGCCGCCTCGTGACGCCGCACGGCATCGTCGAGACGCCGACCTTCATGCCCGTCGGCACCCAGGCCACCGTCAAGACCATGATGATGCGCGACGTGGAGGCGACGGGCGCGCAGGTGGTGCTCGGCAACACCTATCACCTGATGCTGCGCCCCGGTGCCGACCGCGTCGCCCACTTCGGCGGCCTGCACGCCTTCATGAACTGGCCGCACACGATCCTCACGGACTCGGGCGGCTTCCAGGTCATGTCCCTGTCCGCCTTGCGCAAGATCGACGACGACGGGGTCACCTTCAAGAGCCATGTCGACGGGTCGATGCATCGTTTGACGCCCGAATCGGCGGTCGAGATCCAGCTGAAGCTGGGCTCCGATATCCAGATGCAGCTCGACGAGTGCGTGCGCCTGCCGGCCGACGCCGCCGCCATCGCCCGCTCGGTCACGATCAGCCTCGACTGGGCCGCTCGCGCCCGCCGCACCTTCCTGGACGCCGCCACCGGGCGCTTGCAGTTCGGCATCGTCCAGGGCGGGACGGACGCGGCCGAGCGCGCCCGCTCGGCCGAAGGCCTCGTCGCCGTCGGCTTCGACGGGTACGCCATCGGCGGCCTCGCCGTCGGCGAGCCACAGGCCGACATGTTCGCCACCATCGAGGTCACGGCGCCCCACCTGCCGGCCGATCATGCGCGCTACCTCATGGGCGTCGGCACGCCCGGCGACCTCGTCGGCGCCGTCGCCCGCGGGATCGACATGTTCGACTGCGTCATGCCCACGAGAGCCGGCCGCCACGGTGTCGCGTATACGGCCGAGGGCAAGCTCAACCTCAAGAACGCGCGGTTCGCGCTCGACGACACGCCCCTCGACGCGTCGCTCGCCTGTCACGCCTCGCAGGATTATTCGCGCGGCTACCTCCATCACCTCGTGAGGGTCGGCGAGCCGCTCGCCGCGACGCTCCTCTCCTGGAACAACATCGCCTACTACCAGCGCCTGATGGCGGACCTTCGCGCCGCCATCGCCGACGGCCGCTTCGCCGACGAGCGCGCCCGCCTCGCCGCCATCTGGGGCGGCGGCGAGGCGGACCGAGACGCGGAAAAAGTTCGCGGACCGGCCCCATTTCGCGGCGAGAGCAATTAAGCTCGCCTCAAAATTCGATGTAAAGATTGGGGGATGCGATGACACGGTTTCTGGAAGGCAAGACCGCGCTGGTGACCGGATCCGTGCAGGGGATCGGCCTCGCCGTCGCCAAGGCGCTCGGCTCGGCCGGCGCGCGCGTGGTGGTCCACGGCCTCGCCAGCCGCGACGACGGCGCCGCCGCCGAGGCCGCCATCACCGAAGCCGGCGCCCCCGCCACCCGCTTCTACGGCACGGATCTGCGCGACCCGGACGCCATCGACGCCCTGATGGACGAGGTCGCGATCTGGGGCGGGCCCGACATCCTGGTCAACAACGCCGGTATCCAGAAGACCGTCTCGCTCGAGGCGGCCACGCGCGAGACCTGGGAGATGATCCTCGCCGTCAACCTCTCCGCCGCCTTCCACACCATGCGCCGCGCGATGCCGGGGATGGGGGAGCGCGGCTACGGCCGCGTCGTCAACATCGCCTCCGTCCACGGGCTCGTCGCCTCGGTCGAGAAGGCGCCATACGTGGCGTCCAAGTTCGGGCTGGTCGGCCTCAGCCGCGTCGCCGCCCTGGAATACGCCGCCGCAGGATCGAAGGCGTCCGGCGGCGTCACCGTCAACTGCATCTGCCCCGGCTGGACCGAGACCGATATCCTGGGGCCGCAGATCGCCGCCCGCGCCGCGGCCCATGGCGGCGACCGCGATGCCGGGATCGCCAGCCTGCTCTCCGAGAAGGAGCCCACCGGGCGCCTGTCCGATCCGAGTGAGATCGGCGCCTTGGCGCTCTGGCTCTGCAATCCGATCGCCCACAACCTCACCGGCACGGCCATCCCC
This portion of the Acuticoccus sp. I52.16.1 genome encodes:
- a CDS encoding SDR family NAD(P)-dependent oxidoreductase, which encodes MTRFLEGKTALVTGSVQGIGLAVAKALGSAGARVVVHGLASRDDGAAAEAAITEAGAPATRFYGTDLRDPDAIDALMDEVAIWGGPDILVNNAGIQKTVSLEAATRETWEMILAVNLSAAFHTMRRAMPGMGERGYGRVVNIASVHGLVASVEKAPYVASKFGLVGLSRVAALEYAAAGSKASGGVTVNCICPGWTETDILGPQIAARAAAHGGDRDAGIASLLSEKEPTGRLSDPSEIGALALWLCNPIAHNLTGTAIPVDGGWTTQ
- the tgt gene encoding tRNA guanosine(34) transglycosylase Tgt, translating into MSFQLLATDGGARRGRLVTPHGIVETPTFMPVGTQATVKTMMMRDVEATGAQVVLGNTYHLMLRPGADRVAHFGGLHAFMNWPHTILTDSGGFQVMSLSALRKIDDDGVTFKSHVDGSMHRLTPESAVEIQLKLGSDIQMQLDECVRLPADAAAIARSVTISLDWAARARRTFLDAATGRLQFGIVQGGTDAAERARSAEGLVAVGFDGYAIGGLAVGEPQADMFATIEVTAPHLPADHARYLMGVGTPGDLVGAVARGIDMFDCVMPTRAGRHGVAYTAEGKLNLKNARFALDDTPLDASLACHASQDYSRGYLHHLVRVGEPLAATLLSWNNIAYYQRLMADLRAAIADGRFADERARLAAIWGGGEADRDAEKVRGPAPFRGESN